The proteins below come from a single Asanoa ferruginea genomic window:
- the exaC gene encoding acetaldehyde dehydrogenase ExaC translates to MTTYAQPGSDGSVVSYASRYDHWIGGEFVPPAKGQYFENPSPVTGQAFTEIARGTADDVERALDAAHGAAEAWGRTSVAERANILNRIADRMEANLEKLAVAESWENGKPVRETMAADIPLAIDHFRYFAGAIRAQEGSLGEIDDDTVAYHFHEPLGVVAQIIPWNFPILMAVWKLAPALAAGNAVVLKPAEQTPASIHLLMSLIADLLPPGVVNIVNGFGFEAGKPLASSARVAKVAFTGETTTGRLIMQYASENIKPVTLELGGKSPNIFFDDVSSATDDFFDKALEGFTMFALNQGEVCTCPSRALIQQGHYSDFLAAAVKRTEAVVQGNPLDTNTMVGAQASNDQLEKILSYLEIGRQEGAKLLTGGARAELGGDLAGGYYVQPTIFEGSNSMRIFQEEIFGPVVSVASFNDFADGIKIANDTLYGLGAGVWTRDINTAYRAGRAIQAGRVWTNSYHLYPAHAAFGGYKQSGIGRENHKMMLDHYQQTKNLLISYSPKAMGFF, encoded by the coding sequence ATGACCACATACGCGCAACCCGGTTCGGACGGTTCTGTCGTTTCCTACGCATCGCGGTATGACCACTGGATCGGCGGCGAGTTCGTACCCCCGGCCAAAGGCCAGTATTTCGAGAACCCGAGCCCGGTCACCGGCCAGGCATTCACGGAGATCGCCCGCGGCACGGCCGACGATGTCGAGCGCGCCCTGGACGCCGCGCACGGTGCCGCCGAGGCCTGGGGCCGCACCTCGGTCGCCGAGCGCGCCAACATCCTCAACAGGATCGCCGACCGGATGGAAGCCAACCTCGAGAAGCTCGCGGTCGCCGAGTCGTGGGAGAACGGCAAGCCGGTCCGCGAGACCATGGCCGCCGACATACCGCTGGCCATCGACCACTTCCGCTATTTCGCCGGTGCGATCCGGGCGCAGGAAGGCTCGCTCGGCGAGATCGACGACGACACGGTCGCCTACCACTTCCACGAGCCGCTGGGCGTCGTCGCGCAGATCATCCCGTGGAACTTCCCGATCCTGATGGCCGTCTGGAAGCTCGCCCCGGCCCTGGCCGCCGGCAACGCGGTCGTGCTCAAGCCGGCAGAGCAGACGCCCGCCTCGATCCACCTGCTGATGAGCCTGATCGCCGACCTGTTGCCGCCGGGCGTGGTCAACATCGTCAACGGCTTCGGCTTCGAGGCCGGCAAGCCGCTCGCCTCGTCGGCGCGGGTCGCCAAGGTCGCGTTCACCGGCGAGACCACCACCGGGCGGCTGATCATGCAGTACGCCAGCGAGAACATCAAGCCGGTCACGCTGGAGCTCGGCGGGAAGAGCCCGAACATCTTCTTCGACGACGTCAGCAGCGCCACCGACGACTTCTTCGACAAGGCGCTCGAGGGCTTCACGATGTTTGCCCTCAACCAGGGCGAGGTCTGCACCTGCCCGTCGCGGGCGCTGATCCAGCAGGGCCACTACTCCGACTTCCTGGCAGCCGCGGTCAAGCGGACCGAGGCCGTCGTGCAGGGCAACCCGCTCGACACCAACACGATGGTCGGCGCGCAGGCCTCCAACGACCAGCTCGAGAAGATCCTGTCCTACCTGGAGATCGGCCGGCAGGAGGGCGCCAAGCTGCTCACCGGTGGCGCCCGCGCGGAGCTGGGCGGCGACCTCGCCGGCGGCTACTACGTGCAGCCGACGATCTTCGAGGGCAGCAACTCGATGCGGATCTTCCAGGAGGAGATCTTCGGCCCGGTCGTGTCGGTGGCCTCGTTCAACGACTTCGCCGACGGGATCAAAATCGCCAACGACACGTTGTACGGCCTCGGCGCCGGCGTCTGGACCCGGGACATCAACACCGCGTACCGGGCGGGCCGGGCGATCCAGGCCGGTCGAGTGTGGACGAACAGCTACCACCTCTACCCGGCACACGCCGCGTTCGGTGGCTACAAGCAATCCGGCATCGGGCGCGAGAACCACAAGATGATGCTCGACCACTATCAGCAGACGAAGAACCTGCTAATCAGCTATTCACCCAAGGCCATGGGTTTCTTCTAG
- a CDS encoding DUF779 domain-containing protein, whose translation MSEIQHTGSAAAAAAGPAVSRVDLTPAAAELLRSLHGNHGPLMFHQSGGCCDGSAPMCFPAGEFRTGSSDVELASLKVEGVDEPISFWMSTSQFDRWKHTHLTVDVVPGRGSGFSLEAPEGVRFLIRSRLLTAEELAQLE comes from the coding sequence ATGAGCGAAATCCAGCACACCGGGTCGGCCGCCGCAGCCGCGGCCGGCCCGGCGGTGTCCCGCGTCGACCTGACGCCGGCCGCCGCCGAACTCCTGCGCTCGCTGCACGGCAACCACGGGCCGCTGATGTTCCACCAGTCCGGCGGCTGCTGCGACGGCAGCGCACCGATGTGTTTCCCGGCCGGCGAGTTCCGCACCGGCAGCTCCGACGTCGAACTCGCGTCGCTGAAGGTCGAGGGGGTCGACGAACCCATCTCGTTCTGGATGTCGACGTCGCAGTTCGACCGCTGGAAGCACACCCACCTGACCGTCGACGTCGTTCCCGGACGTGGCAGCGGCTTCTCCCTCGAAGCACCGGAGGGCGTGCGGTTCCTCATCCGGTCGCGCCTGCTGACCGCCGAGGAGCTGGCCCAACTGGAATAG
- a CDS encoding DUF72 domain-containing protein has protein sequence MWTLKAWQGRVSPARSDERLRHYAGWCDAVEGNTTFYATPTRETVATWANQTDPSFRFVLKLPKVVTHDRRLVDAATPLDAFLRAIEPLGPRVHALWIQLPGSFGPEETGTLGSFIRNLPTHYRYAVEVRHPGFFTDARATNRLEQALAGAEWIPFDTTAFFRKPPTSAAEREAWTKKPRMPLRTQALTDQPIVRYLGRDETAATVEGWQRWVEVAAGWLREGREPTFFIHTPDNADAPALARMFHQQVRSRVPGLEALPEPVPLEEPLTLF, from the coding sequence ATGTGGACGCTCAAGGCTTGGCAAGGGCGGGTCTCGCCGGCGAGGTCTGATGAGCGGCTCCGGCATTACGCCGGCTGGTGTGATGCCGTCGAGGGGAACACGACCTTCTACGCCACGCCCACCCGGGAGACCGTTGCCACCTGGGCCAACCAGACCGACCCCAGTTTCCGCTTTGTCCTGAAGCTGCCCAAGGTGGTCACGCACGACCGCCGCCTGGTCGACGCCGCCACGCCGCTCGACGCGTTCCTGCGTGCGATCGAGCCGCTCGGCCCGCGGGTCCACGCGCTCTGGATCCAACTTCCGGGATCCTTCGGTCCCGAAGAAACCGGGACGCTCGGCAGCTTCATCCGGAACCTGCCCACCCATTACCGGTACGCCGTGGAAGTCCGCCACCCCGGCTTCTTCACCGACGCGCGGGCGACGAACCGACTCGAGCAGGCGCTCGCCGGCGCCGAGTGGATCCCGTTCGACACCACCGCGTTCTTCCGGAAGCCCCCGACCAGCGCCGCCGAGCGGGAGGCCTGGACGAAGAAGCCGCGGATGCCGCTTCGCACCCAGGCGCTCACCGACCAGCCGATCGTCCGCTACCTCGGCCGCGACGAGACCGCGGCGACCGTCGAGGGCTGGCAGCGCTGGGTCGAGGTCGCCGCCGGCTGGCTGCGGGAAGGGCGGGAGCCGACCTTCTTCATCCACACGCCCGACAATGCCGACGCGCCCGCCCTTGCCCGGATGTTCCATCAGCAGGTGCGCAGCCGGGTGCCGGGCCTCGAAGCGCTGCCCGAGCCCGTACCCCTGGAAGAGCCGTTGACCTTGTTCTGA
- a CDS encoding winged helix-turn-helix domain-containing protein produces MGAHRPSYLDIVDDIRGQIVSGQLAPGATLPTCRVMCQTYQVSRQTIGSAMIVLRTQGLIVGHQGRAVYVTADPRHLAAQPSDNAPD; encoded by the coding sequence ATGGGAGCGCACCGGCCGAGCTATCTCGACATCGTCGACGACATTCGGGGTCAGATCGTCAGCGGCCAGCTAGCGCCCGGCGCCACCCTGCCCACCTGCCGGGTGATGTGCCAGACCTACCAGGTCAGCCGCCAGACCATCGGCAGCGCCATGATCGTGTTGCGCACGCAGGGGCTGATCGTCGGCCATCAGGGCAGGGCCGTCTATGTCACCGCCGACCCGAGGCACCTCGCGGCCCAACCCAGCGACAACGCTCCCGATTGA
- a CDS encoding extracellular catalytic domain type 1 short-chain-length polyhydroxyalkanoate depolymerase, with amino-acid sequence MRLPKALHALWAVLAATIVAATLLVAAPAQAASLTEVTNFGTNPGNLRMYLYVPNNVAARPGLLVAVHYCTGSGPAFYSGTDFARLADQYGFIVVYPSVTASDGCFDVASNATLTHNGGSDSLSIVSMTRYVQQNFNADPNRTFVTGVSSGAMMTNVLLGAYPDVFRAGAAFAGVPFGCFAGSGKWNSQCAQGQLTRTAQQWGDLVRNAYPGYTGARPRVQLWHGTNDETLSYVNFGEAIKQWTNVQGLSQTPTSTDSPQSGWTRTRYANSSGQVLVEATSMANTSHNLPVQAAAAIAFFGLNGGGGPTTPPPTSNPPTTPPPTTPPPGSGGCTAVFQVTSSWQAGYVAAVRVTAGSNGVNGWRVGLPLPAGNTVVNSWSGQFSGSGSATQVTNVSYNGRLTAGGVTEFGFQANGATPNPVPNLTCTAL; translated from the coding sequence ATGAGGCTTCCCAAGGCCCTGCATGCCCTCTGGGCGGTGCTGGCCGCCACCATCGTCGCGGCGACGTTGTTGGTCGCGGCGCCGGCGCAGGCCGCGTCACTCACCGAAGTGACCAACTTCGGCACCAACCCCGGCAATCTCCGGATGTATCTCTACGTCCCCAACAACGTCGCCGCGCGGCCCGGCCTGTTGGTCGCCGTGCATTACTGCACCGGCAGCGGCCCGGCGTTCTACAGTGGAACCGACTTCGCCCGGCTCGCCGACCAATACGGGTTCATCGTCGTCTACCCCTCGGTGACCGCGAGCGACGGCTGTTTCGACGTCGCCTCCAATGCCACGCTCACCCACAACGGCGGCAGCGACTCGCTGAGCATCGTCTCGATGACGCGCTACGTGCAGCAGAACTTCAACGCCGACCCGAACCGTACCTTCGTCACCGGTGTCTCGTCCGGCGCCATGATGACCAACGTGCTGCTCGGCGCCTACCCCGACGTCTTCCGGGCCGGCGCCGCCTTCGCCGGGGTGCCGTTCGGGTGCTTCGCCGGGTCGGGCAAGTGGAACAGCCAGTGCGCACAGGGCCAGCTCACCCGCACCGCACAGCAGTGGGGCGATCTCGTCCGCAACGCCTACCCGGGTTACACCGGCGCGCGACCGCGGGTGCAGCTCTGGCATGGGACAAACGACGAGACGCTGTCGTACGTGAACTTCGGCGAAGCCATCAAACAGTGGACCAATGTGCAGGGGCTGAGCCAGACCCCGACGTCGACCGACAGCCCGCAGTCGGGGTGGACACGCACCCGCTACGCCAACAGTTCCGGTCAGGTGCTCGTCGAGGCGACCAGCATGGCCAACACGTCGCACAACCTGCCGGTGCAGGCCGCGGCGGCGATCGCGTTCTTCGGCCTCAACGGCGGCGGCGGTCCGACGACGCCACCGCCCACCAGCAACCCGCCGACCACACCCCCGCCGACCACCCCGCCGCCCGGGTCGGGTGGCTGCACCGCCGTGTTCCAGGTGACAAGTTCATGGCAGGCGGGGTACGTCGCCGCGGTTCGCGTCACCGCCGGCAGCAACGGTGTCAACGGCTGGCGGGTCGGCCTGCCGTTGCCGGCCGGCAACACCGTCGTCAACTCGTGGAGCGGCCAGTTCAGCGGCTCCGGCAGCGCGACGCAGGTGACCAACGTCAGCTACAACGGCCGCTTGACGGCGGGTGGGGTCACCGAGTTCGGGTTCCAGGCCAATGGGGCGACGCCGAACCCCGTACCAAATCTGACCTGCACTGCTCTGTGA
- the wrbA gene encoding NAD(P)H:quinone oxidoreductase: MSDPVKLAIVYYSSTGTGTEIANEIAAAAEKAGAEVRIRKAAELAPQSAIDSNPVWAAHHAATADIPAPTADDMEWADAVIFGSPTRFGNVAAQLKQFLDSLSPLWSQNKLADKVYSGFTSTATRHGGHESTLIALYNTIYHFGGIVVAPGYTDAVKFADGNPYGTSHFTAGGTDPVGDQTRNAARHQAERVVRIARALKDGSAA; encoded by the coding sequence ATGTCTGATCCCGTCAAGCTCGCCATCGTCTACTACTCGTCGACCGGCACCGGCACCGAGATCGCCAACGAGATCGCCGCCGCTGCTGAGAAGGCCGGCGCCGAGGTCCGGATCCGCAAGGCGGCGGAACTGGCACCCCAGTCGGCGATCGACTCCAACCCGGTCTGGGCCGCGCACCACGCCGCCACGGCCGACATCCCCGCGCCGACGGCGGACGACATGGAATGGGCCGACGCCGTGATCTTCGGTTCGCCCACCCGGTTCGGCAACGTCGCGGCCCAGCTCAAGCAGTTCCTCGACAGCCTGTCGCCGCTCTGGTCGCAGAACAAGCTGGCCGACAAGGTCTACAGCGGCTTCACCTCGACCGCGACCCGCCACGGCGGCCACGAGTCGACGCTGATCGCGCTCTACAACACGATCTACCACTTCGGGGGCATCGTCGTCGCTCCCGGCTACACCGACGCGGTCAAGTTCGCCGACGGCAACCCGTATGGCACGTCGCACTTCACCGCCGGCGGCACCGACCCGGTCGGCGACCAGACCCGCAACGCGGCCCGCCACCAGGCCGAGCGCGTGGTCCGCATCGCCCGCGCGCTCAAGGACGGCTCGGCCGCCTGA
- a CDS encoding MarR family winged helix-turn-helix transcriptional regulator: MPEPHWLSDRELAAWRAFLTMEEDVRRHMNRHLLTTFGLSVADYAVLVGLSDAPDSCLRVFELRELLRWEKTRLTHQISRMVERDLVERRSCESEPRGAVVALTAAGREAIVRAAPAHAEFVRRLFFDALSPRQVDALAAISNAVLENIADGMGDTSPTS; encoded by the coding sequence ATGCCCGAGCCGCACTGGTTGAGCGATCGCGAGCTGGCCGCCTGGCGGGCCTTCCTCACGATGGAGGAAGACGTGCGCCGGCACATGAACCGGCACCTGCTCACCACCTTCGGCCTTTCGGTGGCCGACTACGCCGTCCTCGTCGGCCTGTCCGACGCGCCCGATTCGTGCCTGCGCGTCTTCGAGTTGCGCGAACTGCTCCGCTGGGAGAAAACCCGGCTGACCCACCAGATCTCCCGGATGGTCGAGCGCGACCTGGTCGAGCGGCGGTCCTGTGAATCCGAGCCCCGGGGCGCGGTGGTGGCGCTCACCGCGGCGGGCCGGGAAGCGATCGTCCGGGCGGCGCCCGCGCACGCCGAGTTCGTACGCCGGCTGTTCTTCGATGCCCTGAGCCCCCGCCAGGTCGACGCGCTGGCGGCCATCTCGAACGCGGTGCTCGAGAACATCGCCGACGGCATGGGTGATACATCACCCACTTCGTGA
- a CDS encoding fumarylacetoacetate hydrolase family protein gives MRLMRIGPAGAERPVLLDGSGQYFDLGGVTADIDPAFFAGDGIERVRAAHAAGELPAFDATGQRVGAPIARPSVVLCIGMNYAAHAAESGAQPPEQPVMFYKAPNTVVGPDDEVLIPRGSKETDWEVELAVVIGRRARYLASPDEALSYVAGYTIANDVSERDLQIKQSGGQWSKGKSCETFNPLGPWLVTADEVADPQALRLRSWVNGEPRQDSTTRDMIFGVATLIYQLSQLTVLEPGDLLNTGTPQGVALSGRFPYLAAGDVVDLEIEGLGHQRQLVGQA, from the coding sequence ATGCGACTGATGCGGATCGGGCCGGCCGGCGCCGAACGTCCCGTCCTACTCGACGGGTCCGGTCAGTATTTCGACCTTGGCGGGGTCACCGCCGACATCGACCCGGCGTTCTTCGCCGGCGACGGCATCGAGCGGGTTCGCGCGGCGCACGCGGCTGGTGAACTGCCGGCGTTCGACGCGACCGGGCAGCGGGTCGGCGCGCCGATCGCCCGCCCGAGCGTGGTGCTCTGCATCGGCATGAACTACGCGGCGCACGCGGCCGAGTCGGGTGCCCAGCCGCCGGAGCAGCCGGTGATGTTCTACAAGGCGCCCAACACGGTGGTCGGGCCCGATGACGAGGTGCTGATCCCGCGCGGCTCCAAGGAGACCGACTGGGAGGTGGAGCTGGCCGTGGTGATCGGCCGCCGGGCCCGCTATCTCGCGTCGCCGGACGAGGCGTTGTCCTACGTCGCCGGCTACACGATCGCCAACGACGTGTCCGAGCGTGACCTGCAGATCAAGCAGAGCGGCGGTCAGTGGTCGAAGGGCAAGAGCTGCGAGACGTTCAACCCGCTCGGCCCGTGGCTGGTCACCGCCGACGAGGTGGCCGACCCCCAGGCGCTGCGGCTGCGCTCGTGGGTCAACGGCGAGCCCCGCCAGGACTCGACGACCCGCGACATGATCTTCGGCGTCGCCACCCTGATCTACCAGCTCAGCCAGCTCACCGTGCTGGAGCCGGGCGACCTGCTCAACACCGGCACGCCCCAGGGCGTGGCGCTGTCGGGCCGCTTCCCCTACCTGGCCGCCGGCGACGTGGTCGACCTGGAGATCGAGGGCCTGGGTCACCAGCGGCAGCTCGTCGGTCAGGCCTGA
- a CDS encoding SDR family NAD(P)-dependent oxidoreductase — translation MNRFDGRTVLVTGAGSGIGFEMARRFLAEGAAVYAADLAPEGCPAGSIALKVDVTVPADVEAAVAQAVAETGRIDVLCNNAGLSSITDPIECTVEEWDAVFAVNTRGVFLGCKYALPHMLRQRRGAIVNTASAAGLVGLKDRAAYCASKGAVITFTKQVAVQYAGTGVRANSVCPGTVDSPWVGRLLAATDDPDATRAQLVARQPMGRLATPGEVAAAALYLASDEAEFVTGTELVIDGGLVAA, via the coding sequence GTGAACAGGTTTGACGGGCGCACGGTGTTGGTCACCGGCGCGGGGTCGGGGATCGGGTTCGAGATGGCCCGGCGGTTTCTGGCCGAGGGCGCCGCGGTCTATGCGGCCGACCTCGCCCCGGAAGGGTGCCCGGCCGGGAGCATCGCGTTGAAAGTTGACGTGACGGTCCCGGCCGATGTCGAAGCCGCCGTTGCTCAGGCCGTTGCCGAGACCGGGCGGATCGATGTTTTATGCAACAACGCTGGGCTTTCGTCGATAACCGATCCGATCGAATGCACTGTCGAGGAGTGGGACGCCGTGTTCGCGGTCAACACCCGCGGTGTCTTCCTGGGCTGTAAATACGCGTTGCCGCACATGTTGCGGCAACGGCGCGGCGCGATCGTCAACACCGCGTCGGCCGCCGGGTTGGTCGGGCTCAAGGACCGGGCCGCCTACTGCGCCAGCAAGGGCGCGGTCATCACGTTCACGAAGCAGGTCGCCGTGCAATACGCGGGGACCGGGGTGCGGGCCAACTCGGTGTGCCCGGGTACCGTCGACTCGCCCTGGGTGGGCCGGCTCCTCGCCGCGACCGACGACCCCGACGCGACGCGCGCCCAGCTCGTCGCCCGGCAGCCGATGGGCCGGTTGGCCACCCCGGGCGAGGTGGCCGCGGCGGCGCTCTATCTGGCGTCCGACGAGGCCGAGTTCGTCACCGGCACCGAGCTGGTCATCGACGGCGGCCTGGTCGCCGCCTGA
- the eno gene encoding phosphopyruvate hydratase: protein MSRVREVRGWEALDSRGRPTVACRVTLDGGAAATATVPSGASAGSHEAVELRDGGARYGGRGVRTAVSHVEGALAAAVIGVDIAAVDDALRSVDKPPYAAVGANAVLAVSVAAARAGAAEAGVTLARQLAGDGPLLLPMPMVNIVSGGAHAASAIDIQDVLVIPHAATGFAEAIEWAAAVRTATAELAQRRGHDAAALVADEGGLGLRLPTNRAALELVVDGIDAAGLTGRVGLALDLAATEFFDGGAYHLRREGRRLTATELIDEVASWCADYPVLSVEDPLAEDDWAGWAAATGRLPGVQLVGDDLFVTDLDRLARGVAAGVGNAVLVKPNQNGLVSGAAAVVRAARDAGYRTIVSARSGETEDAWVADLAVGWRAGQIKVGSTHRSERTAKWNRLLELAALEDTTFAGPWKETR from the coding sequence ATGAGCCGGGTCCGGGAAGTGCGGGGCTGGGAGGCGCTTGACTCGCGTGGGCGGCCGACCGTTGCCTGCCGGGTCACGCTCGACGGGGGAGCGGCCGCGACCGCGACCGTTCCGTCGGGTGCATCGGCGGGCTCGCACGAAGCGGTCGAGCTGCGCGACGGCGGCGCCCGCTACGGCGGCCGGGGCGTGCGGACCGCTGTGTCCCATGTGGAGGGTGCGCTCGCGGCCGCGGTCATCGGCGTCGACATCGCCGCGGTCGACGACGCGTTGCGTTCGGTCGACAAGCCGCCCTACGCCGCCGTCGGTGCCAACGCCGTGCTGGCCGTCTCGGTTGCCGCAGCCCGCGCGGGTGCGGCCGAAGCCGGCGTCACCCTGGCCCGCCAGCTCGCCGGCGACGGGCCCCTGCTGCTGCCGATGCCGATGGTCAACATCGTCTCGGGTGGCGCGCACGCCGCCTCCGCCATCGACATCCAGGACGTGCTGGTGATCCCGCACGCGGCGACCGGCTTCGCCGAGGCGATCGAGTGGGCCGCCGCCGTCCGCACGGCCACCGCGGAGCTGGCCCAACGCCGCGGCCACGACGCCGCGGCGTTGGTTGCCGACGAGGGCGGCCTCGGGCTGCGGCTGCCGACCAACCGGGCCGCGCTGGAGCTGGTGGTCGACGGCATCGACGCCGCCGGGCTGACCGGTCGGGTCGGGCTCGCGCTCGACCTCGCCGCGACCGAGTTCTTCGACGGGGGCGCCTATCACCTGCGCCGTGAAGGGCGTCGGCTCACCGCGACCGAGCTGATCGACGAGGTGGCGTCCTGGTGCGCCGACTATCCGGTGCTCTCCGTCGAAGACCCGCTCGCGGAAGACGACTGGGCCGGGTGGGCGGCCGCGACCGGCCGGCTGCCGGGCGTACAACTGGTTGGTGATGATCTTTTTGTCACTGATCTGGACCGTCTGGCCCGCGGTGTCGCAGCCGGCGTCGGCAACGCCGTCCTGGTCAAGCCCAACCAGAACGGGCTGGTCAGTGGCGCGGCGGCGGTGGTTCGGGCGGCGCGGGACGCCGGCTATCGGACGATCGTCTCCGCCCGGTCGGGGGAGACCGAGGACGCGTGGGTGGCCGATCTCGCGGTCGGGTGGCGGGCCGGGCAGATCAAGGTCGGGTCGACGCACCGGTCCGAGCGGACCGCGAAATGGAACAGGTTGCTGGAACTCGCGGCGCTGGAGGACACCACGTTCGCCGGGCCGTGGAAGGAGACGCGGTGA
- a CDS encoding phosphotransferase: MLTIENAVEHLRGRGVIPGGGTATLLTGGVSGVVVLVSGGDRRLVVKQALDRLSVATEWLAKPERLLTEAAALALLHEITPAHTPELVDVDPAALVLTMTAAPPGWQPWKTVLLDEPPSGARFAAVASALGRLLSAWHQQTWGDPVVAERFADYEAFEQLRVAPFHRVIRDRHPALTPAIDACITDLTTARDCLVHGDFSPKNVLVAPDGPLWVLDFEVAHVGAAVFDLAFLQCHLLLKAIHRPAAAPALRAAATAFQTGYGPTTSTRLGWHTACLLLARVDGKSPATYLTPAGRDRVRALAVHALSLPSSPPIDDLWDRAG, encoded by the coding sequence ATGCTCACCATCGAAAACGCGGTAGAACACCTACGCGGCCGAGGCGTCATCCCCGGCGGCGGCACGGCAACCCTCCTGACCGGCGGCGTCTCGGGCGTGGTGGTGCTGGTCTCCGGGGGCGACCGCCGGCTGGTGGTGAAGCAGGCGCTCGATCGTCTGTCGGTGGCGACGGAGTGGCTGGCCAAGCCGGAACGCTTGCTGACCGAGGCGGCAGCGCTGGCGCTCCTGCACGAGATCACCCCGGCACACACGCCGGAACTGGTTGACGTGGACCCGGCGGCGTTGGTCCTGACGATGACCGCGGCGCCGCCCGGCTGGCAGCCGTGGAAGACCGTGCTGCTCGACGAGCCGCCGTCGGGCGCCCGTTTCGCGGCAGTGGCTTCAGCTCTCGGCCGTCTGTTGTCCGCCTGGCACCAGCAAACCTGGGGCGACCCGGTTGTCGCGGAGCGCTTCGCCGACTACGAGGCGTTCGAACAACTCCGGGTCGCGCCGTTCCACCGGGTGATCCGCGACCGCCATCCCGCGCTCACACCAGCGATCGACGCCTGCATCACCGACCTGACGACGGCGCGCGACTGCCTCGTACACGGCGACTTCTCCCCGAAGAACGTCCTGGTAGCCCCCGACGGTCCGCTATGGGTGCTGGACTTCGAGGTAGCCCACGTCGGCGCGGCCGTCTTCGACCTGGCGTTCCTCCAATGCCACCTCCTCCTCAAGGCGATCCACCGCCCAGCCGCCGCACCCGCGTTACGCGCCGCTGCGACGGCTTTCCAAACGGGCTACGGACCGACCACCTCAACCCGCCTCGGCTGGCACACCGCCTGTCTCCTACTGGCCCGGGTAGACGGCAAATCGCCCGCCACCTACCTGACCCCCGCCGGCCGAGACCGAGTGCGAGCCTTGGCGGTCCACGCCCTGTCACTGCCGTCGAGCCCGCCAATCGACGACCTCTGGGATCGCGCCGGATGA
- a CDS encoding GntR family transcriptional regulator, with protein MLMPVLRSRGRASDEVYAALATAIRDLRLTPGATLSETDLAEQLGVSRTPLREAIARLADAGLVQVVPQVGTKVALIGMSDVEEARFVRENLEVAAFAGACGSNDVSRLRRLLDQQRVAVRARDLDEFFAADEALHEQIFVMSGHPGAWQAVVRMKVQLDRLRRLSLPDPRTLRDLLAEHRAIVDALDRGDVAGGSELVRAHARRAAAQAPALRHDQPDYFTD; from the coding sequence ATGCTGATGCCGGTCCTGCGCAGCCGAGGCCGCGCTTCTGACGAGGTCTACGCGGCGCTGGCGACAGCGATCCGCGACCTGCGCCTGACACCGGGCGCCACGCTCTCGGAGACCGACCTAGCCGAGCAGCTCGGTGTGAGCCGCACGCCGCTGCGCGAGGCGATCGCCCGGCTGGCCGACGCGGGCCTGGTGCAGGTGGTGCCCCAGGTCGGCACCAAGGTGGCCCTGATCGGGATGAGCGACGTGGAAGAGGCCCGCTTCGTCCGCGAAAACCTCGAGGTGGCGGCGTTCGCCGGCGCCTGCGGCTCCAACGACGTCTCGCGGCTGCGCCGCCTGCTGGACCAGCAGCGGGTCGCGGTCCGGGCTCGCGACCTCGACGAGTTCTTCGCCGCCGACGAGGCGTTACACGAGCAGATCTTCGTGATGAGCGGCCACCCGGGCGCCTGGCAAGCGGTGGTCCGGATGAAGGTCCAACTCGACCGGCTACGCCGGCTGAGCCTGCCCGACCCGCGCACCCTGCGCGACCTGCTGGCCGAACACCGGGCCATCGTCGACGCCCTCGACCGCGGCGACGTGGCCGGCGGCAGCGAGCTGGTCCGGGCCCACGCCCGCCGGGCCGCCGCACAGGCACCCGCACTGCGCCACGACCAGCCCGACTACTTCACCGACTGA